Genomic segment of Leuconostoc mesenteroides subsp. mesenteroides:
AGAAACGTTAGATAATGGCCTATCAATAGTGATGGTTCCGAAGTCTAATTACCATAAAACTTTTGCTGTATTAACAACGGCTTATGGTGCGTTAGATCAAGAATTTGCTATCGATGATGCACAGCCAATTAAGATTCCTGCTGGAACAGCACATTTTCTGGAGCACAAGCTATTTGAAAAAGAAAATGAAGATGCATTCGCAAAATTTGGTGAATTAGGGGCTGATGCTAATGCATTTACCAATGCCTATCAAACAAGTTATCTATTCTCAACTACGCAAAACTTAATACCTGCCATAACACATTTATTGGACTTTGTTCAAACGCCGTATTTTTCAAAGCAAACAGTAGAAAAAGAACAGGGAATTATTGGACAAGAAATACAAATGTATGATGATGACCCTAATTGGGCCCTTTATATGGGATTGTTAAATACACTATATCCAGACTCATCGATTGCTAAAGATATCGCTGGAACCCGTGAAACTATTGCAACCATCACACCTGAACTGCTTTATGCTATTCATTCCGCATTTTATCAACCCACTCAGCTGACATTACAAATTGTGGGGCATTTTAATCCTAAAGAAATATTAGCAGTCGTTAAAGAAAATCAAGTTAAAAAAAGTTTAAAGCTTAGTAAGTTAACCCGTTTCTCGGAAAAACTCTTACCAACAAAAGAACAACAAGCGGAACGCTACTTTAATGTTTCACGTCCTAAAGTTGCATTTGGAATCCGATTGGATCAGAATCAAGTCGTTGGTATAGAAGCAGCCAAACGTATATTAATTGCTGATATTTTGAATGATTTATTGTTTGGTGAGCAAACAGATTGGTATCAGAATTTATATAGTCATGGTATTATTGATACAGAATTTGAAACAGCATTTGATATTATAAAAGATTATCAGTATGTGAGCTTTTTTGCGGAAACGGAAGATTATGAAATTCTGACGCAAGAAATTCAAAGTCAAATTGACAATTATCAAAATGTTTTAAAAAACCAACAAAATGCTTTTGAATCACTACAACGAGCTACGGTGGGGGAAGGAATCCAAAAATTGAATTCCTTAGAAAGTATGGCCTTGCAAGGTGATGATGTCTTGTTTGGAACCAATCTTTTTGATAAGATAGAGTTGTTACAAGATTTAACATTTGATGACATTCTTGTAACAGCAGATAAAATATATCGAAATGCTACGTTGCAACGATTTGTGTTGCATAAGTAGTCTTGTGGGCTATTATGAATGAAACTTTAACAAATCAAATAGGCGAACAACTGAAAGCGGCTCGCTTAGACAAACAATTATCATTAGATGATATTCAAGAAATTACAAAAATCCAACGCCGGTATTTATTAGCTATTGAAGAAAACAATCTTAGCGTTTTACCTGGTGATTTTTATGTTCGTGCTTTTATTCGGCAATATGCATTAGCTGTAGGGTTACATCCTGATGAACTATTAGGGGAAGCAAAACCAATGTCTATGTCTCGAACTAGCGATTTGAGCCGAGCTCACAGGGATAATGATGGCATTGTTCGTGCAGGAATAGATAATACACCAACGGCAAAATCGAGGTTGGCAAATTCTATGCCAACAATTGGTTTAGGGCTATTGATTCTCGTAGCTTTAATAGTTATTTGGTTTGTACTGACACATATAGGAACTAATTCTCAACAGACATCTAATAGCGGTAATATCTCTGTTTCTACCTCTGAGGTTTCTCAATCTTCGCGTAAATCATCAGCACCAAAGTCATCTGAGTCTAGCGCCAGTGAGAAATCTGCGACACTTGATTTAGGTACACCTGAAATAAATACAAGCTTGCAGACGACAATCTATAACTTGTCTAATGAAAATACTAAAAAGCATACAGTTGTTATAACAGCGAAGAACACAGGTACTTCGGTTAAGGTTAATGATGCTAATAGTAATATTTTGCTAAATGAAACATTGGCTAGTGGCAGTAAAACAGTAGAAATTCCAACGGGAACAACGGCATTTAACCTACAGTTTTCTAATATTAATAATGCTTCAGTTACGGTTGACGGACAAAATGTTGAAATAAGTGGGACAACAACAACATTTTGGAATGTGCTTTTTAATCTCAATAAATAAAGGATGTATCATGAATTTACCCAATAAACTAACGGTTTTCAGAATTATTTTAATCCCAGTATTTATTTTATTACTGACAGTACCATATGCTTGGTCTAATATTAGTTTTTTAGGATCAACTATACCTATTAACTGGTTGATTGCCGCTTTCGTCTTTGCAGTAGCTTCTGCAACGGATTTCTTGGACGGTCAGATAGCTCGTAAACAGCATTTAGTTACTAATTTTGGAAAGTTTGCGGATCCTTTGGCTGACAAACTTTTGGTTATGACAGCATTAATTTTCTTAACGAGTTTCAATGTTGTGCCAGCCTGGATGACTGCGGTTATTGTTATTCGAGAGTTAGCCGTTACAGGCTTACGTACACTAATTGTTGAAAACAATGGTCAAGTTTTGGCAGCACAGATGCCAGGAAAGATAAAAACATTTTCACAAATGTTTGCTATTTTCTTCTTATATATTCGTAACGCCCCATTTTCTAGTATTAATTTTCCGATTGGGGATGTCCTGTTGTGGGTTGCAGTTATCTTTACAATCTATTCCGGTATCGATTATTTTTGGCAAAATAGAAATGTCTTTTCTGACGGCATGTAAGAGACTAAAAGCGCTTTTAGCGCTTTTTTCGTATAATCAAAAAGAAAGCAAACAGAAACGAACAAATGTTCGAAAAACACTTGCTTTTGACCCACGAAAAAGGTACACTAATCAAGTAAGATAAAAGGAGTTAGCCGCAATGGTAGCAAAAAAAACGACTAAAAAAGATGATCAAGCAAAAAAAGATGGTCGTCGAGCCGCGCTAGATGAAGCGTTAAAGAAAATTGAAAAGAACTTTGGGAAAGGTTCAGTGATGACGTTAGGCGATAATGCGCTAACGCAAATTGAAACGATTCCTTCTGGTTCTGTTAAAATTGATGTTGCCCTGGGTGTTGGTGGCTATCCCAAGGGTCGTATTATTGAAGTATACGGTCCAGAATCATCAGGTAAAACAACCATCGCACTTCATGCAGTTGCTGAAGTTCAAAAACAAGGTGGAACAGCAGCCTATATTGATGCCGAAAACGCTTTAGATGTCAAATATGCTGAAGCTCTTGGTGTTAAAAAAGACGAATTACTTTTGTCACAACCGGATACAGGCGAACAAGGATTAGAAATTGCTGATGCTTTGGTACAATCAGGTGCCGTAGATATGATTGTTGTTGACTCAGTTGCTGCATTAGTACCTCGTGCTGAAATTGAAGGTGAGATGGGTGATGCACACGTTGGATTGCAAGCTCGTTTAATGAGTCAGGCACTGCGTAAGTTAGCAGGAACTTTAAACAGAACGGGAACAATCGCTATTTTCATCAATCAAATTCGTGAAAAAGTCGGCGTAATGTTTGGAAACCCAGAAACTACACCCGGTGGTCGTGCATTAAAGTTTTATTCGACAGTGCGTTTAGAAGTTAGACGTTCAACACAAATTAAAGATGGTACGGATGTCACTGGTAATTTAACAAAAGTTAAAATTGTTAAAAATAAAGTGGCTCCACCATTCAAAGTTGCTGAAGTTGATATTATGTATGGACATGGTATCTCACAGACAGGTGAAATTCTTGACCTCGCTGTTGATCAAGATATTATCGACAAAGCAGGTGCATGGTACGCCTACGAAGGAGAACGAATTGGTCAAGGACGTGAGAAAGCCAAAGATTATCTAGATGATCCTGAGCATGCCGAACTGCGACAAGAACTTTATGTCAAGGTACGTCAAGCATATGGTATTGATTCTAATGCGAATGGTACTGCCGTTTCAAATACAGAAGCTCAAGCAGAAAAATCTGATGAACAAATCAATTTATCGGATGTGGATACATCGAGTGATGATGCTTTAACGGACGAACCAATTGTATAAATTATGTAAATATTGAGAAAAACGTTAGGTCGTTTTTCTTTTTTTTGTTACAATTCAAGTATACAAATGCATGGAGATGGACATGACTAATATACTTGTTGTTGATGATGAAACGGCAATTTCAACACTGTTGCAATACAATTTGCAGCAGAACGGTTACGAAGTGACAGTTGCATCGGATGGCTTATTCGCTTATCAAAAGGCAAAAGAGCAACAATTTGATGCAATATTGCTGGATCTAATGTTGCCAGAGATGGATGGCATGACCGTTTTAAAACAGTTACGTCAAGATAAAGTTAGCACACCAATAATTTTGGTGACTGCAAAAGGCGATGAGTTTGATCGTGTGCTTGGGTTAGAATTAGGTGCAGATGACTATATCACTAAACCCTTTAGCCCTCGGGAGGTTGTGGCAAGATTAAAAGCAGTACTACGTCGTTCGCAAGTTACTACAGATAGCAACGAAACCGATGAAATGGTTATTTCTATACAAGATTTGCTTATTAACGATAGTAAAAAAACAGTGATGAAAGAAAATATTGTTCTGTCCTTGACACCACGGGAATATGATTTATTATTATATTTTGCACAACGATTGGGTCGTGTAATTGATCGTGAAACAATTTTGACGGCTGTATGGGGATATGAATATACTGGTGAAAGCCGTATGGTAGATATGCACATTAGTAACTTGCGTGATAAGATTGAGTCAAATCCAAAGGCACCTAAAATATTGAAAACAGTTCGCGGATTTGGCTACACTATGACCAATTAGTGTTTTCATAGATATATTATTATCATAGTAAATGGCAAGCTTTGGACATAGCGTCAAAAGAGAGCCATTTTTGTTTTGTAAATTTTTCTTTACACGCATTTACAAGAATTCGACCAAATTGTGGCGTGTTTCATAACATAACTCTCGTAATATATAAGTTGTAAACAAGGAGTGGCACCCAAGAGCCTCTACTACAACCTTGTTTCATTACATATTTCTAAGGGAGAAACCTTCATGAACAAAAAGATTGTAGGAATTATTGGTGGTATAGTGGTCATTGTGGCTGGAATTGCCTTGTATACTTCTGCTAATGATAAGTCCAGCAATAGCAAAACAAGTACAACGTCATCTTCTAAAGTAAGTGGCAAAGTGTTATCGTTAGGATCAACGGCATTACAGCCTTTAGCAGAGCAAGTTGCTAAGTCATTTCAGGAGAAAAATCCTAATGTAACAATTACGGTACAAGGGGGTGGGTCGGGTGCTGGGCTAAGTCAAGTATCTGATGGTTCAGCACAAATTGGGAACTCAGATGTATTTGCTGAAGAAAAAGATGGTATTGACGCTACTAAACTAGTAGATCATAAAGTAGCTGTAGTTGGTATTGCGCCGGTTGTGAATAGTGATGTGCAGATTACGAGTTTAACAAAGGAACAATTACGTAATATTTTTACTGGCAAAGTAACAAATTGGAAAGAAGTTGGTGGTAACGATGAAAAAATTGTTGTTATCAATCGTGCAACTGGTTCGGGAACACGTGCTGTTTTTGAAAAAAATGTTTTGGACGGTCAGGATGCTGTACAAGCGACGGAACAAGATTCCAATGGTACAGTACAAAAAATTGTCAAAACGACACCAGGATCAATTTCGTACTTGGCATTTGCCTACCTCGACTCTGACGGTATCAAGGCATTGGACTTAAATAAAGTTCATCCTAACAAACAAAATGTTGAAGATAATTCATGGCCAATATGGGCTTACGAACACATGTACACTAAGGGAAATCCAACTGGTGCTACTAAGTCCTTCTTAGATTACTTTACAACCAAAGAAGTTCAAAAAAATATTGTACCTAAGCTAGGATACATTGGATTAACAGATATGAAAGTCACTCGTGATGCAAGTGGCAAAGTAACAGATAAATAAACCTACTATATAAACAAGCATTAAGCTTGTTTTTTTGTGTTAAAGTTATGCAAATTTAAAACCATGATAGAATAAACTTATGAAGAAAAAAATTGGTAAAATAACCAGCGTATTCAGTATAAATATTTTATTATTATTTATAGTAACTCGAGTAATCCATGTACCTCATAATCAACTCTACATATTAATTATTATATTTTTTGTAGTAACTATTTTTGAGATTTGGTTTTTAAATTTTTGGCAGAATAAAGAAACAGCAGAATTAACTATTATGAAGAATAGAATGATTGCTACTTCAGCTGGAAAAACACCACGGGGTGTTTTAGCAGAACCAACATCTCCATACTATGAATTATTAGAACAGTTCAATGAATTACAAAGCTATGTTCGCCACTCACAATATAGTGCTAATCGTGAAATAAATAATTACCAGACACTATTAGCCAGTCTACCAGTTGGGGTTATTAATGTTAGTCGTCATCATATGATAGATGTTTTCAATCAATCGGCAGCCGATATGCTTGGTGTAGAAGTGCCAGAATTACCAACTTTAGATAGTTTAGTGATTCGTCAGTTTACGTTGTCAGAAATCATTAGTCATACCTTCAACACGAATCAAAGACAGCACTCCATTTTGAACTTGACGGTTGATGGCGAGGCACGGCAGTATGATGTTAGCACATCATTTCATCAATCTGGATCAAATTCAGAAGTGATGGTTATGTTGTATGATTTGACGGAAGTATTGAAATTAGAACGCATGCAAGCCGATTTTTTGGCCAATGCTTCGCATGAGTTTAAAACACCTTTGACTGCGATAACTGGATTTGTTGAGACATTACAAGGTGATGCAGGAGCGGACGAAGAAACGAGAACTCAATTTTTGCAAATTGTGGCAGATGAGGCGAGACGTTTATCAGCACTGGTTAATGACATATTGTCTTTGTCACGTATGCAACATAAAGTAGATGAAAAAATTTCTCAGTTGCAAATTTCAGCTATCGTTGAACAGCAATTAGAAAAAATCGATACTAAAACGGTTACGGTACACAATGATATTGCATCAGACTTCAGCGTATCAGGAGTTGCTAGTGATGTGTCCACCATCATTCAAAATTTATTAACTAATTCAGTTAAGTATAATAAAATAAATGGTGAAGTTTGGATATCAGCATGCAAAAATATGCAACAATGGCAAATAACGGTCAGCGACTCGGGGATTGGTATTCCACTGAACCAGCAGTCTCGTATATTTGAGCGCTTCTATCGAGGTGACGAATCAAGACAACGTAAAATAGCAAGTGGTACTGGATTGGGGCTTGCAATTGTCAATGAGATTGTGAACCAACATAATGGGGAAATCAATATTAAATCACAGGTAGGTGTCGGGACGACAATTAGTGTTATTCTACCTTTGTAGAAAAGTACCAAAACAGTAAAATTGATGTTTGTGTATGAAAACATCATGCTCTTTACACAATCTTTACATAAAAGCGTTTTGACATTTACACAAGTTTAAGATAATAAATATGTAGTAGTAAATCTTGGGAGGCATGAACATGTCGAAATCATATCGCGGTTCAATCGTATTCACGATTGCAGCTGTGGCAGTTGTTGCAGCGCTTGGAACAGCGTATGCAATGCGCGATAAAAGTGCGTCAAATACGTCAATCACTGCAGTTGGGTCAACTGCTTTACAGCCACTGGTTGAAGCTGCTGGTGAGGAATACGCTAAAGATAATCTTGGTACCTTTATCAATGTTCAGGGTGGTGGAACAGGCACAGGACTGAGTCAAGTGTCGCAAGGTGCT
This window contains:
- the pstS gene encoding phosphate ABC transporter substrate-binding protein PstS family protein, which gives rise to MNKKIVGIIGGIVVIVAGIALYTSANDKSSNSKTSTTSSSKVSGKVLSLGSTALQPLAEQVAKSFQEKNPNVTITVQGGGSGAGLSQVSDGSAQIGNSDVFAEEKDGIDATKLVDHKVAVVGIAPVVNSDVQITSLTKEQLRNIFTGKVTNWKEVGGNDEKIVVINRATGSGTRAVFEKNVLDGQDAVQATEQDSNGTVQKIVKTTPGSISYLAFAYLDSDGIKALDLNKVHPNKQNVEDNSWPIWAYEHMYTKGNPTGATKSFLDYFTTKEVQKNIVPKLGYIGLTDMKVTRDASGKVTDK
- a CDS encoding helix-turn-helix domain-containing protein, with the translated sequence MNETLTNQIGEQLKAARLDKQLSLDDIQEITKIQRRYLLAIEENNLSVLPGDFYVRAFIRQYALAVGLHPDELLGEAKPMSMSRTSDLSRAHRDNDGIVRAGIDNTPTAKSRLANSMPTIGLGLLILVALIVIWFVLTHIGTNSQQTSNSGNISVSTSEVSQSSRKSSAPKSSESSASEKSATLDLGTPEINTSLQTTIYNLSNENTKKHTVVITAKNTGTSVKVNDANSNILLNETLASGSKTVEIPTGTTAFNLQFSNINNASVTVDGQNVEISGTTTTFWNVLFNLNK
- the pgsA gene encoding CDP-diacylglycerol--glycerol-3-phosphate 3-phosphatidyltransferase, encoding MNLPNKLTVFRIILIPVFILLLTVPYAWSNISFLGSTIPINWLIAAFVFAVASATDFLDGQIARKQHLVTNFGKFADPLADKLLVMTALIFLTSFNVVPAWMTAVIVIRELAVTGLRTLIVENNGQVLAAQMPGKIKTFSQMFAIFFLYIRNAPFSSINFPIGDVLLWVAVIFTIYSGIDYFWQNRNVFSDGM
- the recA gene encoding recombinase RecA, whose amino-acid sequence is MVAKKTTKKDDQAKKDGRRAALDEALKKIEKNFGKGSVMTLGDNALTQIETIPSGSVKIDVALGVGGYPKGRIIEVYGPESSGKTTIALHAVAEVQKQGGTAAYIDAENALDVKYAEALGVKKDELLLSQPDTGEQGLEIADALVQSGAVDMIVVDSVAALVPRAEIEGEMGDAHVGLQARLMSQALRKLAGTLNRTGTIAIFINQIREKVGVMFGNPETTPGGRALKFYSTVRLEVRRSTQIKDGTDVTGNLTKVKIVKNKVAPPFKVAEVDIMYGHGISQTGEILDLAVDQDIIDKAGAWYAYEGERIGQGREKAKDYLDDPEHAELRQELYVKVRQAYGIDSNANGTAVSNTEAQAEKSDEQINLSDVDTSSDDALTDEPIV
- a CDS encoding insulinase family protein, with the translated sequence MKTKHYLKLKEDVITETLDNGLSIVMVPKSNYHKTFAVLTTAYGALDQEFAIDDAQPIKIPAGTAHFLEHKLFEKENEDAFAKFGELGADANAFTNAYQTSYLFSTTQNLIPAITHLLDFVQTPYFSKQTVEKEQGIIGQEIQMYDDDPNWALYMGLLNTLYPDSSIAKDIAGTRETIATITPELLYAIHSAFYQPTQLTLQIVGHFNPKEILAVVKENQVKKSLKLSKLTRFSEKLLPTKEQQAERYFNVSRPKVAFGIRLDQNQVVGIEAAKRILIADILNDLLFGEQTDWYQNLYSHGIIDTEFETAFDIIKDYQYVSFFAETEDYEILTQEIQSQIDNYQNVLKNQQNAFESLQRATVGEGIQKLNSLESMALQGDDVLFGTNLFDKIELLQDLTFDDILVTADKIYRNATLQRFVLHK
- a CDS encoding histidine kinase, with the translated sequence MKKKIGKITSVFSINILLLFIVTRVIHVPHNQLYILIIIFFVVTIFEIWFLNFWQNKETAELTIMKNRMIATSAGKTPRGVLAEPTSPYYELLEQFNELQSYVRHSQYSANREINNYQTLLASLPVGVINVSRHHMIDVFNQSAADMLGVEVPELPTLDSLVIRQFTLSEIISHTFNTNQRQHSILNLTVDGEARQYDVSTSFHQSGSNSEVMVMLYDLTEVLKLERMQADFLANASHEFKTPLTAITGFVETLQGDAGADEETRTQFLQIVADEARRLSALVNDILSLSRMQHKVDEKISQLQISAIVEQQLEKIDTKTVTVHNDIASDFSVSGVASDVSTIIQNLLTNSVKYNKINGEVWISACKNMQQWQITVSDSGIGIPLNQQSRIFERFYRGDESRQRKIASGTGLGLAIVNEIVNQHNGEINIKSQVGVGTTISVILPL
- a CDS encoding response regulator; translated protein: MTNILVVDDETAISTLLQYNLQQNGYEVTVASDGLFAYQKAKEQQFDAILLDLMLPEMDGMTVLKQLRQDKVSTPIILVTAKGDEFDRVLGLELGADDYITKPFSPREVVARLKAVLRRSQVTTDSNETDEMVISIQDLLINDSKKTVMKENIVLSLTPREYDLLLYFAQRLGRVIDRETILTAVWGYEYTGESRMVDMHISNLRDKIESNPKAPKILKTVRGFGYTMTN